A genomic segment from Vicinamibacterales bacterium encodes:
- a CDS encoding PfkB family carbohydrate kinase produces the protein MYPRLPVKALPGDHDQANRFLELIDGLANKHVAIIGDVIADEFIYGRIERVSREAPVLILNYDSAEIVAGGAGNAANNVAALGGQSWLCGLLGQDTVGESLLTGFQDGVETSSLVRPHRYRTPTKTRIFAGGVHSAKQQVVRIDRTPPVFDSSTSKVFLRAVQRAVRGCDAVILSDYGSGLVTPALAQTIKLQVAKTKRRRPVPIVIDSRYHLLDYKGFTACTPNEGEVEQLLGFTIGEDTKALEKAGRTVLKRLQMVATLITRGSRGMALFERKQRTAHVPIFGSDEIVDVTGAGDTVIATLTLALAAGASMFEATRLATYASGLVVMKRGTATVTVEELREAVIRDHELPEL, from the coding sequence ATGTACCCACGACTTCCCGTAAAGGCTTTACCAGGCGATCACGATCAGGCCAATCGCTTCCTTGAGCTTATTGATGGTCTTGCGAATAAGCACGTGGCAATCATCGGTGACGTAATCGCTGATGAATTCATCTATGGTCGGATTGAGCGAGTTTCAAGAGAGGCACCGGTGCTGATCTTAAACTACGATTCAGCCGAGATCGTAGCTGGAGGTGCCGGTAATGCCGCGAACAATGTAGCCGCGCTCGGAGGGCAGTCTTGGCTGTGCGGATTGTTGGGGCAGGATACCGTTGGCGAATCCCTGCTTACTGGCTTTCAGGACGGCGTTGAGACCTCGAGTCTTGTGCGCCCGCATCGTTATAGGACGCCGACGAAGACACGTATTTTTGCTGGCGGCGTGCACTCGGCGAAGCAGCAGGTCGTCCGGATTGACAGGACGCCACCTGTATTTGACTCGTCTACGTCCAAGGTTTTCCTACGAGCCGTGCAGCGTGCAGTCAGAGGCTGTGATGCGGTGATCCTCTCTGACTATGGCTCGGGCCTAGTTACACCAGCGTTAGCGCAGACCATCAAGCTGCAAGTTGCCAAGACGAAGCGTCGTCGCCCGGTCCCGATTGTGATCGATTCGCGATACCACCTCCTAGACTATAAGGGCTTCACGGCGTGTACGCCGAACGAGGGTGAAGTCGAGCAGTTGTTGGGCTTTACGATTGGGGAAGATACGAAGGCTCTTGAGAAGGCTGGGCGAACCGTACTGAAGCGACTGCAAATGGTGGCTACGTTAATTACACGCGGTAGTCGGGGGATGGCGCTGTTTGAGCGCAAGCAGCGCACCGCGCACGTGCCGATCTTCGGTTCGGATGAAATCGTTGATGTTACGGGTGCCGGTGACACCGTAATTGCTACTTTAACGCTTGCGTTGGCGGCCGGTGCCTCAATGTTTGAAGCGACGCGGTTAGCTACCTATGCCAGTGGTTTAGTTGTTATGAAACGCGGAACTGCAACAGTCACCGTTGAGGAGCTTCGGGAAGCTGTAATACGGGACCACGAACTCCCCGAGTTGTGA
- a CDS encoding adenylyltransferase/cytidyltransferase family protein has translation MGRVVGRDELVRLVATFRRNKESVALANGCFDLLHVGHIRYLQGAKLEADRLVVAINDDSSVTAIKGAGRPILPVSARAELVSALLVVDAVVIFSGLTVNDVLRTIQPDVHCKGTDYTVETVPERETVLAYGGRTAIVGDPKGHSTRDLLARIKQRVDKID, from the coding sequence GTGGGACGGGTTGTCGGTCGTGATGAACTCGTGAGGCTAGTCGCTACATTTCGGCGCAATAAAGAGTCAGTGGCGCTCGCCAACGGCTGTTTCGATCTCCTTCACGTGGGCCACATACGATACTTGCAAGGAGCTAAACTCGAAGCCGACCGACTGGTGGTTGCTATCAACGACGATTCGTCCGTTACTGCAATCAAGGGAGCCGGTCGACCGATTCTTCCAGTATCGGCTCGTGCGGAGTTGGTGTCGGCTCTTCTTGTCGTCGATGCCGTGGTGATCTTTTCCGGTTTAACGGTCAATGACGTACTCCGGACAATTCAACCTGACGTACACTGCAAGGGAACTGATTACACCGTTGAGACAGTGCCGGAGCGCGAGACTGTCCTCGCTTACGGTGGCCGTACGGCCATTGTCGGAGATCCGAAAGGTCATTCGACCCGGGACCTGTTGGCTCGCATCAAACAAAGAGTGGACAAGATCGACTAA
- the waaC gene encoding lipopolysaccharide heptosyltransferase I, with protein sequence MTNVDRILIVRLGSLGDIVHTLPLAAALRRGFPSARIDWVVDERHHEFLDLVSVINRCIVWRTRSVSAWRSIGGVITELRREHYDVVLDSQGLLKSAALARMAGGRRVIGFPRTHLREPAARFFYDEQCSPSTRRHVVELNLSLASLLGVERGPWEFPVEVRDTVACTDVQRQLDVGTGQYAVLNPGAAWPNKRWPPERFGSIARRLRMKHGLPVVVIWGPGEESLAESVAAASDGAAIVTGSTSLADLVAVLKSATLLVSGDTGPLHIAAALGTPIVGIYGPTNPDRNGPWASADHTVSRFSECRCHHRRSCRVTRWCVGNISVDAVAEAVDYRLSAIS encoded by the coding sequence ATGACAAATGTCGACCGGATCTTGATCGTCCGACTTGGTTCACTCGGGGATATTGTGCACACGTTGCCACTAGCTGCCGCGCTACGGCGTGGGTTTCCTTCAGCGCGTATCGATTGGGTCGTCGATGAGCGTCACCATGAGTTCCTCGACCTTGTGTCAGTTATAAACCGATGCATCGTTTGGCGAACCCGTTCTGTATCCGCTTGGCGAAGTATCGGCGGGGTGATTACTGAACTGCGTCGCGAACACTATGACGTCGTGCTGGATTCTCAGGGACTGTTGAAATCAGCTGCGCTCGCAAGGATGGCTGGTGGTCGCCGAGTGATTGGATTTCCGAGAACTCACCTCCGTGAGCCAGCGGCTCGGTTTTTCTATGATGAGCAGTGCTCTCCAAGCACTAGGCGTCATGTTGTCGAGTTGAACCTCTCACTGGCGTCGTTACTCGGCGTGGAACGTGGGCCTTGGGAGTTTCCAGTTGAGGTTCGTGACACGGTCGCTTGTACCGATGTTCAGCGTCAGCTTGATGTTGGAACTGGTCAATATGCCGTCTTGAATCCTGGGGCTGCTTGGCCCAATAAGCGGTGGCCTCCTGAACGGTTTGGCTCGATTGCGCGGCGACTTCGTATGAAGCATGGGCTCCCAGTTGTAGTGATCTGGGGGCCGGGTGAGGAGTCTCTCGCTGAATCTGTTGCAGCAGCTTCTGATGGGGCAGCAATTGTGACCGGATCGACTTCACTTGCTGATTTGGTTGCAGTGTTAAAAAGTGCGACCCTCCTAGTGTCTGGAGACACGGGCCCGCTTCACATAGCCGCGGCCCTTGGAACGCCGATCGTTGGGATTTACGGTCCGACTAACCCTGACCGTAATGGCCCGTGGGCATCTGCGGATCACACGGTGTCACGATTCTCCGAATGTCGATGCCATCACCGTCGTTCCTGTCGAGTGACACGATGGTGTGTTGGCAACATTTCCGTCGACGCGGTCGCCGAGGCCGTGGATTATCGACTGTCGGCTATTTCGTAG
- a CDS encoding isoprenylcysteine carboxylmethyltransferase family protein, protein MKTTALIRVARLRVPVGFIVGIMTIAMARPTYVTLVIGAPIVVVGEALRIWAAGHLEKKREVTNSGPYRWLRHPLYVGSSILGIGFAIATGTVLVAAVVVGYLGMTLTAAIKTEEAFLREQFGILYDQYKSGLLPDAHRSFSVARAIRNREYRAVLGLLIVAAILWSRAST, encoded by the coding sequence GTGAAGACCACGGCCTTGATACGTGTTGCGCGGCTACGCGTGCCGGTCGGTTTCATTGTTGGCATCATGACGATTGCGATGGCACGTCCAACTTATGTGACGTTGGTGATCGGTGCGCCGATCGTTGTAGTTGGTGAAGCACTTCGGATTTGGGCGGCTGGACATCTTGAGAAAAAACGTGAGGTCACGAACTCTGGGCCATATCGCTGGTTGCGTCACCCACTTTACGTTGGTTCGTCAATTCTTGGAATTGGATTTGCTATTGCAACGGGAACAGTGCTCGTCGCAGCCGTCGTGGTCGGCTATCTTGGGATGACGTTGACGGCAGCGATTAAAACAGAGGAGGCTTTCCTACGTGAACAGTTCGGGATTTTGTACGATCAGTACAAATCCGGCCTACTACCAGACGCTCATCGATCGTTTAGTGTGGCTCGGGCGATTCGAAATCGGGAGTACCGGGCAGTTCTTGGCCTTTTGATTGTTGCTGCTATTCTCTGGTCGCGCGCCTCAACGTGA
- a CDS encoding DNA polymerase III subunit delta': MPLRAVTGHRPLIRLLARAVSRGTLPPTLLFAGPEGVGKRTVAVALAQAINCETPEQASASSRGGDRSEFDACGVCQNCKRIERRLHGEVWLVEPNDKSKIDIEQVREVVRQASYTPFEGRTRVVILDQADRLTWQAQAALLKILEEPPARSMVILVSSRPDALFPTVLSRCPRLRFGRLTAAEVAELLVRDHGYSEGDASVVAATADGSLGLALRLNSDDLASARECASKSLQSSATTADSKRRLAALKELFKEFVERKSPSATRDALALMLQVMMSLLRDIGLVTNRADRKALANSDLESELTQLATDYDDGSDRVLNAFSSVDQALYALTVRNANPKIVADWLMLQL; encoded by the coding sequence ATGCCACTGCGGGCGGTTACCGGTCACCGGCCTCTAATTAGACTCTTGGCCCGCGCCGTTTCACGCGGCACGCTTCCGCCAACCCTACTGTTTGCTGGTCCCGAAGGCGTCGGGAAGCGAACCGTGGCCGTTGCCCTAGCTCAAGCTATCAACTGTGAGACGCCAGAACAGGCATCGGCGTCATCAAGGGGCGGCGACCGCTCTGAGTTTGATGCCTGTGGTGTCTGCCAGAATTGCAAGCGAATTGAGCGTCGACTTCATGGTGAGGTGTGGTTGGTTGAGCCCAACGACAAGAGTAAGATCGACATCGAACAAGTGCGAGAGGTTGTGCGCCAGGCAAGCTACACACCATTCGAAGGCCGAACGCGTGTTGTAATTCTTGACCAAGCGGATCGGCTGACTTGGCAAGCACAGGCTGCATTACTAAAAATTTTGGAAGAGCCGCCGGCTAGGTCGATGGTCATCCTTGTGTCGTCCCGTCCTGATGCGCTTTTTCCCACTGTGCTCTCGCGGTGTCCGCGGTTGCGCTTTGGACGGTTAACGGCAGCTGAGGTTGCCGAGCTTCTTGTTCGGGATCACGGATATAGCGAAGGGGACGCGAGCGTGGTAGCGGCAACAGCGGACGGCAGTCTTGGTCTGGCGCTTCGGTTGAATTCTGATGATTTAGCCAGCGCTCGTGAGTGCGCCTCAAAAAGTTTACAGAGCTCAGCAACGACAGCTGATTCGAAGCGCCGTTTAGCCGCGCTAAAGGAGCTTTTCAAGGAGTTCGTCGAGAGGAAGAGTCCTTCAGCTACTAGGGATGCGTTAGCCCTCATGCTACAGGTGATGATGTCGCTACTTCGAGACATTGGACTAGTCACCAATCGTGCAGATCGCAAAGCCCTCGCCAATTCCGATCTTGAATCGGAGTTAACCCAATTGGCGACCGACTATGATGACGGCAGCGATCGAGTGTTGAACGCATTTTCTTCGGTCGACCAAGCTCTTTACGCTTTGACCGTTCGAAACGCTAACCCAAAAATCGTTGCGGACTGGCTGATGTTACAGCTCTGA
- the pdxA gene encoding 4-hydroxythreonine-4-phosphate dehydrogenase PdxA, translating to MSKRLKIAITVGDPSGIGPEVSLKAAEDPRVKAAGEIVLYGPKTDAELGEFSAGKVTAKAGSSAYETIVQAVTDVQAGRVDALVTAPINKQAFAKAGLPWRGHTDLLAHLTGTSRVAMMFHSEALRVVLATVHVPLAEVPALLTTDRLEATIRLTATELPHFGFSNPRLAVAGLNPHAGEQGLLGHEDEQVLRPAVEACRQDGINVVGPLPADTLFVNAMQGEYDVVVACYHDQGLIPAKLVAFGRTVNVTLGLPIVRTSVDHGTAFDISRQGVADPSSMVEAVLLAARLVKATRKRSSA from the coding sequence ATGTCCAAAAGGCTCAAGATTGCGATAACCGTGGGCGATCCGTCTGGGATTGGTCCAGAGGTGTCCCTCAAGGCGGCAGAAGATCCAAGGGTCAAAGCAGCCGGGGAAATTGTCCTCTACGGTCCCAAAACGGATGCGGAACTCGGGGAATTTTCTGCCGGAAAGGTAACAGCCAAGGCCGGCAGCTCTGCATACGAGACTATTGTGCAGGCGGTCACCGATGTTCAGGCTGGTCGGGTGGACGCACTCGTGACGGCACCAATTAATAAGCAAGCGTTTGCTAAGGCGGGCTTACCGTGGCGCGGGCATACCGATTTACTAGCCCATCTCACTGGGACGTCAAGAGTTGCCATGATGTTCCACTCTGAGGCGTTGCGTGTAGTGTTGGCAACTGTACATGTACCGCTCGCGGAGGTTCCGGCCCTCCTCACTACAGATCGTCTTGAGGCGACCATTCGTCTTACCGCGACCGAGTTGCCCCATTTCGGATTTTCGAATCCACGGCTAGCAGTAGCGGGACTCAATCCACATGCGGGAGAGCAAGGCCTGCTAGGACACGAGGACGAACAGGTTCTACGGCCGGCGGTGGAAGCTTGCCGGCAGGACGGTATCAATGTGGTTGGGCCGCTTCCGGCAGATACCTTGTTTGTGAACGCAATGCAAGGTGAATACGACGTTGTGGTGGCCTGCTACCACGATCAAGGGCTGATTCCGGCCAAGCTGGTGGCCTTTGGTCGAACGGTTAATGTGACGCTTGGGTTACCAATCGTCCGGACGTCGGTCGATCATGGTACGGCATTCGACATTTCCCGTCAGGGAGTTGCCGATCCGTCGAGCATGGTGGAGGCGGTCCTACTGGCGGCGCGGCTAGTCAAGGCGACGCGCAAACGGTCTTCCGCATGA
- the smpB gene encoding SsrA-binding protein SmpB, translated as MTGRSRGERPITEHRKAFHDYHIIDTFEAGIVLTGTEVKAIREGRVNLRDSYGRVEAGEVFVYNIHISSYSHRGYADHEPTRRRKVLLHKTEIRKLVGKTVERGMTLVPVRMHFKNGRVKLAIALAKGKKTHDKRERIRQRETERETRAAIKERQGR; from the coding sequence ATGACCGGCCGCTCACGAGGGGAACGACCGATCACGGAGCACCGCAAGGCATTTCATGACTATCACATTATTGATACTTTCGAGGCGGGCATCGTGCTCACGGGCACTGAAGTTAAAGCGATTCGCGAGGGTCGTGTGAATCTACGCGACAGTTATGGTCGGGTAGAGGCCGGAGAGGTATTTGTTTATAACATTCACATTAGTTCTTACAGTCACCGTGGCTATGCTGATCACGAGCCCACGCGCCGGCGAAAAGTGCTATTACATAAAACGGAGATTCGGAAACTTGTCGGGAAGACAGTCGAGCGTGGCATGACCCTCGTGCCGGTTCGAATGCACTTTAAGAACGGCCGTGTCAAACTTGCAATCGCGTTGGCCAAAGGAAAAAAAACCCACGACAAGCGTGAACGCATCCGGCAGCGTGAAACCGAACGGGAGACGAGAGCTGCAATCAAGGAGCGGCAAGGTAGATGA
- a CDS encoding DegT/DnrJ/EryC1/StrS family aminotransferase, with protein MRQPTEMTVPLVDLKAQYDSIRADVFAAITRVCDSQQFILGPEVELLEQELAEYLSAKHAVGVSSGTDALLAIMMGLGIGPGDEVITTTYSFFSAAGSIVRLGATPVFVDIDPDTFNIDPDAAGEAMTSRTKAIVPVHLFGLSADLDPLLTVTSRSGVSIIEDSCQAIGARYKGQCVGALGMAGGLSFFPSKSLGAYGDAGLIATNDDALAEHLHSLRVHGAQPRYVHKRVGGNFRLDAIQAAVLRVKLPHLNQWCRARREVADRYHQLFTDAGLEAFGVELPVQPQDRWHTYHQYVVQTPRRDQLHTHLESRGVGTAIYYPVPLHRQECFASLGYSEGAFPKAENAARTALALPMYPELTEDQQAYVVEMIAEYLRMS; from the coding sequence ATGAGACAGCCAACCGAGATGACGGTGCCACTGGTTGATCTCAAGGCTCAGTACGACTCTATTCGCGCTGATGTGTTCGCCGCGATCACCAGGGTCTGCGACAGTCAGCAATTTATCCTTGGGCCAGAGGTTGAGCTGCTCGAGCAGGAGTTGGCGGAGTACCTTTCGGCTAAGCATGCCGTTGGAGTGTCCTCCGGAACCGACGCACTACTTGCGATCATGATGGGGCTTGGGATCGGTCCAGGTGATGAGGTGATTACCACCACCTACTCGTTCTTTTCGGCTGCGGGCTCCATCGTGCGACTCGGCGCCACCCCAGTGTTTGTTGACATCGACCCGGACACCTTCAACATAGACCCGGATGCGGCTGGGGAAGCCATGACGTCTCGAACGAAAGCTATAGTTCCAGTGCATCTATTCGGCTTGAGTGCGGATCTTGATCCACTACTAACTGTCACTTCAAGAAGTGGCGTTTCAATTATTGAAGATTCCTGTCAAGCCATCGGGGCTCGGTACAAGGGGCAGTGTGTTGGGGCGCTCGGGATGGCTGGCGGGCTCTCATTTTTTCCGAGTAAAAGCCTTGGTGCATACGGGGATGCGGGGTTGATTGCTACCAATGACGACGCTTTGGCGGAACATCTTCACTCGCTTCGGGTACACGGTGCCCAGCCCAGGTACGTGCACAAGCGCGTTGGTGGAAATTTTCGATTGGATGCGATTCAAGCAGCCGTTTTACGAGTAAAGCTTCCGCATCTAAACCAATGGTGTAGGGCGAGACGTGAGGTGGCGGATAGATACCATCAGTTGTTTACCGATGCAGGGTTGGAGGCCTTTGGTGTTGAGCTTCCCGTCCAGCCCCAGGACCGGTGGCACACCTATCATCAATACGTTGTCCAAACGCCGAGGAGAGACCAGCTTCACACACATCTGGAGTCACGCGGTGTCGGGACCGCGATTTACTATCCGGTACCGCTGCATCGGCAGGAGTGCTTCGCGAGTCTTGGCTATTCAGAAGGTGCGTTTCCCAAGGCCGAAAATGCCGCTCGCACTGCGTTGGCGCTTCCAATGTATCCCGAGTTAACCGAAGACCAGCAGGCGTACGTGGTTGAGATGATCGCAGAGTACCTGCGGATGTCATAA
- the rfbD gene encoding dTDP-4-dehydrorhamnose reductase has translation MGKRKVLVTGSGGQLGGAICAEFSDEELIPLTHAELELVDHGNLLKVVTAHNPSIIINCAGYNRVDEAENNVEVALAVNAFGVRSLARAATDVGAIFVHYSTDFVFDGVATVPYTEQDEASPRNVYGTSKLIGEWFASDIMGAYILRVESLFGGTPARSSIDQITDAIVNGREPNVFMDRVVSPSFVHDVARATRSLIDAKAPAGLYHCVNTGHTTWLHLAEEITRQLQSTTSLRPISVASLSLPAVRPVFCALSTAKLAAAGFKMPSWQDALTRHLASRRQALR, from the coding sequence ATGGGAAAACGAAAAGTCCTCGTGACCGGGTCGGGTGGTCAGCTCGGTGGGGCTATCTGTGCTGAATTTAGTGACGAAGAACTTATTCCTTTGACTCATGCAGAACTAGAGCTGGTTGACCACGGTAATCTTCTTAAGGTTGTAACAGCACATAATCCGTCAATCATCATCAATTGTGCCGGGTATAACCGTGTTGACGAGGCCGAAAACAACGTAGAGGTGGCATTAGCGGTGAATGCGTTCGGCGTCCGTTCCCTCGCACGTGCAGCTACCGACGTCGGTGCCATCTTCGTCCACTACAGCACCGATTTTGTTTTTGACGGCGTTGCCACGGTGCCATACACCGAGCAAGATGAAGCAAGTCCGAGAAATGTGTACGGCACCTCGAAGTTGATTGGGGAATGGTTCGCGAGCGACATTATGGGTGCTTATATTCTTCGTGTCGAGAGTCTGTTCGGTGGCACGCCCGCCCGGAGTAGCATCGATCAGATTACTGACGCGATTGTAAATGGCCGTGAGCCGAATGTGTTCATGGACCGCGTGGTGTCGCCAAGCTTTGTTCACGATGTCGCTCGAGCGACCCGGTCACTTATCGACGCGAAGGCGCCAGCTGGGCTTTACCACTGTGTTAATACGGGTCACACGACATGGTTGCACCTTGCCGAGGAAATCACACGGCAACTTCAATCGACAACATCCCTTAGGCCAATCTCTGTTGCCAGTTTGTCGCTGCCAGCCGTTCGGCCAGTGTTTTGTGCCCTTTCCACCGCGAAGCTTGCAGCGGCGGGTTTCAAAATGCCGTCTTGGCAGGACGCTCTGACTCGTCATCTAGCGTCTCGGCGGCAGGCGTTACGATGA
- a CDS encoding nucleotide sugar dehydrogenase: protein MRKRGSFPQETACYSGIVMGGATTLLLERLNNRSATVGVIGLGYVGLPLLVEFAKAGFSAFGFDVDGARVERIGRGESDIPDVATEELAAAVDAGRLVATSDFQKLAEVDTVNICVPTPLRKTKDPDLSFVAAATESVSAHLHPGQLIILESTTYPGTTEEVVQPLLERSGLKVGQDFFLAFSPERVDPGNSEWRTANIPKVVGGVDSASTEVAAALYRQIVKTVVPVSSTRVAEMVKLLENTFRAVNIGLVNELALMCRDLEVNVWEVIDAAKTKPFGFMPFYPGPGLGGHCIPIDPFYLSWKARQNGFESRFIELAGHINGRMPRYVLERVSDALNTVGKPLKGAAIHLFGVAYKANVGDIRESPALDLAQLLQERGAKLSYSDPYVASLELGQVHLEAIEPSATFDQEFDCAVITTPHASFDYDEIVRRSPLIVDTRNALRGRTDLHIVRL, encoded by the coding sequence ATGCGCAAGCGTGGTTCATTCCCTCAGGAAACAGCGTGTTATAGTGGCATCGTGATGGGTGGCGCGACTACTTTGCTGCTGGAACGGCTGAACAATCGATCCGCTACTGTCGGGGTGATCGGCCTCGGATACGTTGGGCTGCCGCTACTTGTGGAATTCGCGAAGGCGGGTTTTTCGGCGTTTGGCTTTGATGTCGATGGTGCGAGAGTAGAGCGAATTGGTCGTGGTGAATCTGACATTCCAGATGTAGCTACTGAAGAACTCGCAGCCGCTGTAGATGCTGGTCGTCTCGTGGCGACCAGCGATTTCCAAAAGCTTGCAGAGGTTGACACCGTCAACATCTGTGTGCCGACGCCTCTTCGCAAGACGAAGGATCCCGACCTCTCGTTCGTGGCCGCGGCAACTGAGTCCGTTAGTGCACATTTACATCCTGGCCAGCTAATTATTCTTGAGTCGACGACCTATCCGGGAACGACCGAGGAGGTCGTCCAGCCGTTGCTGGAACGTAGTGGATTGAAGGTGGGACAGGATTTCTTCCTAGCATTTTCTCCAGAGCGTGTGGACCCAGGCAACTCCGAGTGGCGCACCGCGAACATTCCTAAGGTCGTTGGTGGAGTTGATTCAGCATCAACGGAGGTAGCCGCAGCCTTGTACCGGCAAATCGTCAAGACGGTCGTGCCTGTTTCTTCAACGCGTGTCGCTGAGATGGTTAAGCTGTTGGAAAATACTTTTAGGGCGGTCAACATTGGTCTCGTCAATGAATTGGCGCTGATGTGTCGCGATCTAGAGGTCAATGTTTGGGAAGTTATTGATGCTGCGAAGACCAAGCCGTTCGGATTTATGCCGTTCTATCCCGGCCCTGGCCTCGGTGGGCATTGCATTCCGATCGATCCGTTCTATTTGAGCTGGAAAGCACGCCAGAACGGCTTTGAGAGTCGCTTCATTGAGTTGGCCGGACATATCAACGGCCGGATGCCTCGCTATGTGCTCGAGCGAGTTAGTGATGCGCTAAATACAGTTGGTAAACCACTTAAGGGAGCAGCAATTCATTTATTCGGTGTTGCTTACAAAGCTAATGTGGGTGATATTCGCGAGTCGCCGGCGCTCGACCTAGCACAGTTGCTGCAGGAGCGTGGTGCTAAGTTGTCCTACAGTGACCCGTATGTGGCGTCCCTCGAGCTAGGGCAAGTGCATTTGGAGGCCATCGAACCCTCTGCGACTTTCGATCAAGAATTTGACTGTGCGGTGATCACCACTCCTCACGCGTCGTTTGATTACGACGAAATCGTTCGACGTTCGCCGCTAATCGTAGACACTCGTAACGCACTTCGGGGCCGGACCGATCTCCATATTGTGCGACTCTGA
- a CDS encoding glycosyltransferase yields MLSNDSQTLYVSYDGALEPLGESQVVNYLTRLSVNYRITLISFEKPEDLSDHTRVIAMERRFHASGINWIPLRYHKSPPVFSTIFDVVSGALAAWRVCQQGTIRIVHARGYVAALVALFVRRGGASRFLFDMRGFWVDEKVEAGHWCARGFLYRLGKWWERQFFERADAIVSLTKAGVQALPALGYDIPDTVPTVVIPTCVDLQRFKPIKKDPDLIGPLGLQGKLVIGCVGTMSNWYLRNEMLRYLAYLSKSIQSLRVLIVTREDHETLRRDAVASGIPDSAMVLTRASFSEMPRYTALFDAGLFFIRPTLSKRASAATKLAEFLSCGVPVILNDGVGDSGAIVRHHDVGVVLTAMDQEAFVASLPPVRALFTDLETGKRCRRVASELFDIEKGTEEYRKLYESLSDGPTEGSG; encoded by the coding sequence ATGTTGTCTAACGACTCTCAGACTCTCTATGTTTCGTACGACGGCGCACTTGAACCGCTCGGCGAGTCACAAGTCGTCAATTACCTGACGCGACTTTCGGTCAACTACCGAATTACGCTAATTAGCTTCGAGAAGCCTGAGGACCTATCGGATCATACGCGCGTGATAGCGATGGAGCGGCGGTTCCACGCGTCTGGTATCAACTGGATTCCATTGCGTTATCACAAGTCGCCCCCTGTCTTCTCAACGATCTTTGACGTTGTTAGTGGAGCGCTGGCCGCCTGGCGCGTCTGCCAGCAGGGGACCATCCGAATCGTGCACGCCCGAGGCTACGTAGCAGCATTGGTCGCCCTGTTCGTTCGCCGTGGCGGCGCCTCGCGCTTCCTGTTTGACATGCGAGGCTTCTGGGTTGACGAGAAGGTGGAAGCTGGGCATTGGTGCGCGCGCGGGTTTCTTTATCGACTCGGTAAGTGGTGGGAACGGCAGTTCTTCGAACGGGCTGACGCCATTGTCTCTTTGACGAAGGCTGGCGTGCAGGCACTGCCGGCGCTTGGGTACGACATTCCGGATACCGTGCCAACGGTGGTGATCCCGACCTGCGTCGATTTGCAACGGTTCAAACCCATCAAGAAAGACCCTGATTTGATTGGTCCACTCGGTCTTCAAGGCAAGCTTGTGATCGGATGTGTAGGCACGATGAGTAACTGGTATCTGCGGAATGAGATGCTTCGTTACCTAGCGTATTTGTCGAAATCGATTCAATCCTTGCGAGTTCTCATTGTGACGCGTGAAGACCATGAGACTCTACGCCGAGACGCTGTGGCTAGTGGCATTCCTGATTCTGCTATGGTGCTTACAAGAGCCAGCTTTTCAGAAATGCCCCGCTATACGGCCTTGTTCGATGCCGGGCTGTTTTTCATACGCCCGACACTGTCGAAACGTGCATCAGCAGCTACCAAGCTCGCGGAGTTTCTTTCATGCGGAGTTCCCGTGATCCTGAACGATGGAGTCGGCGATTCTGGTGCGATTGTCAGGCATCACGATGTTGGGGTGGTCCTTACAGCAATGGACCAGGAGGCGTTTGTAGCCTCACTTCCGCCCGTTCGAGCCCTTTTCACTGACTTGGAGACGGGCAAACGGTGTCGTCGGGTCGCGAGTGAACTGTTTGACATTGAAAAGGGCACCGAGGAGTATCGAAAATTATACGAAAGTCTTAGTGATGGTCCAACGGAAGGGTCTGGCTAA